A single Triticum dicoccoides isolate Atlit2015 ecotype Zavitan chromosome 2A, WEW_v2.0, whole genome shotgun sequence DNA region contains:
- the LOC119358122 gene encoding putative FBD-associated F-box protein At5g50270, producing the protein MEEAGSDDRISGLSDDLLRDILLRLRSLPAAARTTILSRRWRHVWTSIPELVIDELHVPGRPPSSFLRAVEGALAAYSASNVDVAALTIAVPDVRLCRIEARRVSSWLRVASERVAGTLSLALPRSEPIVHGHGQEVELPPCRRATEITLSLAGAFVLRLRPAASFAALTVLTIQSAAMDGRELGAFVSSMCPRLTDLTLRVSLVACSDVSIRSASLRRLEFGAGCAQRLGVAAPMLEVLVASFLHHAHISAPRLAEAKVQRLHRHHFADDVPRRLRRLDITQLYLNAAAPPRARRFDAVDELRLSALIGMEGYTSFWDDVNNLPVCQTVLSVSLTGDHHGFVPTMLHLLRRSNAIKKLVLETYTQTKDPCSTACPCRLPESYRANNMTLDSLEEIEINTFMGEDDQVEFLEMLVSRCSATRPINVVLNKSYLVPLRTEKVSEMIRSISRPNLRVGLH; encoded by the exons ATGGAGGAGGCTGGGAGCGACGATCGCATCAGCGGCCTCTCCGACGACCTCCTCCGCGacatcctcctccgcctccgctcgCTCCCCGCCGCCGCGCGGACCACCATCCTCTCCCGCCGCTGGCGCCACGTCTGGACCAGCATCCCCGAGCTCGTCATCGACGAGCTCCACGTGCCGGGCCGGCCGCCGAGCTCCTTCCTGCGCGCCGTGGAAGGCGCCCTCGCCGCCTACTCCGCCTCcaacgtcgacgtcgccgccctcaCCATCGCCGTGCCCGACGTCAGGCTCTGCCGAATCGAAGCCCGCCGCGTCTCCTCGTGGCTGCGCGTCGCCTCGGAGCGCGTCGCCGGCACGCTGTCCCTCGCCCTGCCCCGCTCCGAGCCCATCGTCCACGGCCACGGACAGGAGGTCGAGCTGCCCCCGTGCAGGAGGGCGACGGAGATCACGCTCTCCCTCGCGGGGGCGTTCGTGCTCCGGCTCCGGCCGGCGGCCTCGTTCGCGGCGCTCACCGTGCTGACGATACAGTCGGCCGCCATGGACGGCCGGGAGCTCGGGGCGTTCGTGTCGTCCATGTGCCCGCGCCTGACGGACCTCACCCTGCGCGTCAGCCTCGTGGCCTGCTCCGACGTCTCCATCCGCTCCGCCTCTCTCAGGCGCCTAGAGTTCGGGGCCGGGTGCGCCCAGCGGCTCGGGGTCGCCGCCCCCATGCTCGAAGTGCTGGTCGCGTCGTTCCTCCACCACGCCCACATCTCGGCCCCGAGGCTCGCCGAGGCCAAGGTCCAGCGCCTGCACCGGCACCACTTCGCCGACGACGTGCCTCGTCGTCTCCGGCGGCTGGACATCACGCAGCTGTACCTAAACGCGGCGGCGCCCCCGAGGGCCCGGCGGTTCGATGCGGTCGACGAGCTGAGACTGTCTGCCCTCATT GGAATGGAGGGATACACCAGCTTCTGGGATGATGTAAACAACCTTCCCGTGTGTCAGACCGTATTATCGGTATCGCTAACAGGGGATCACCACGGCTTTGTTCCAACCATGCTGCATCTCCTCAGGAGAAGCAACGCTATAAAGAAGCTTGTGCTGGAGACATACACTCAGACG AAAGACCCATGCTCGACGGCTTGTCCATGCCGCTTGCCGGAGAGTTACAGGGCCAACAATATGACCCTCGATTCACTTGAAGAGATAGAGATCAATACGTTCATGGGAGAAGATGACCAGGTGGAATTCTTAGAGATGCTAGTATCCAGATGCAGTGCAACAAGACCTATAAATGTGGTGCTCAACAAGTCGTACCTTGTTCCTTTACGAACCGAGAAAGTTTCCGAGATGATCCGCAGCATTTCTCGTCCAAATCTCAGAGTCGGATTACATTAA
- the LOC119356300 gene encoding uncharacterized protein LOC119356300, giving the protein MGGKVRNVRQRLQLQRHPPARARRKRSEKRGQATGRTPEEGRVAAHATQIQARPESERRPPRQPARAVVVARPRRERAAGGMMEAGGGGGGFRDERVPQWGVQETRELIAARGDLEREAAAGRSAKTLWEAVADALRARGYRRTADQCKCKWKNLVNRYKGKETSDPETGRQCPFFEELHAVFTERAKNMQRQLLQSESGTSVKKKLKRPSGDQSSGESDENEYGVEVSDDEKPVISKKRKAGDKGQPSQRMAENSRAGSSSIHDLLQEFLVQQQHVDMLWHETMERRAQERLIFEQEWRQSMQKLEQERLMLEQSWIEREEQRRMREEATAEQTLTRRSIEDEASLSMGLQCWSFPLTRSSRALDKPRRSEPPPPPAAVEANEQEQGDEEWEAALQQWKSKAYALSVPLRVVALRGSFPPAWIKDFVEAQGKRLKFSPEFRPSIDALFSELSKCVDKGQVQPKSAMAADVVSIGDSWLGYAIRKGLVEPISNAEEQDWYRSLSDRWKVHLCRNQNGEADSNGSVWGVPYRWGTVVIAYKKSKFKQHNLKPIQDWEDLWRPELAGKISMIDSPREVIGAVLKQLGSSYNTIDMETEVDGGREAVLSSFTQLQKQVQLFDSMNYLKSFGVGDVWVTVGWSSDVIPAAKRMSNVAVVVPKSGSSLWADLWAIPCATRFQTDKIGGRTRGPSPLIHQWFDFCLQSARSLPFRQEITAGASPLFLENPAPEVLQDRNKKKPKLESNLVRGVPPPEILEKCEFLEPLSDKAVGDYQWLMSRVQRPRGGLLGNVLQRISTVLDLKSRF; this is encoded by the exons ATGGGCGGAAAAGTAAGAAACGTCAGGCAGCGGCTGCAACTGCAGCGGCATCCACCGGCGAGGGCGAGAAGAAAACGAAGCGAAAAGCGGGGCCAGGCCACGGGCCGGACGCCAGAGGAAGGTCGCGTGGCAGCGCACGCCACCCAAATCCAAGCCAGGCCAGAAAGCGAGCGCCGACCTCCGCGTCAGCCCGCGCGTGCCGTCGTCGTTGCTAGGCCGCGGCGGGAGAGGGCGGCGGGAGGGATGATGGaggcggggggagggggaggagggttCAGGGACGAGCGGGTGCCGCAGTGGGGCGTGCAGGAGACGCGGGAGCTCATCGCGGCGCGCGGGGACCTGGAGCGGGAGGCCGCCGCGGGGCGCAGCGCCAAGACGCTCTGGGAGGCGGTGGCGGACGCGCTCCGGGCGCGCGGGTACCGCCGCACCGCCGATCAGTGCAAGTGCAAGTGGAAGAACCTCGTCAACAGATACAAG GGGAAAGAAACATCTGATCcagaaaccggcagacaatgtcccTTCTTTGAAGAATTACATGCAGTCTTCACTGAACGTGCTAAAAATATGCAACGTCAACTCCTTCAGTCTGAATCGGGAACTTCAGTTAAAAAGAAATTAAAGCGACCTAGCGGTGACCAGTCATCTGGGGAGTCTGATGAGAACGAATATGGCGTTGAAGTCAGCGATGATGAGAAACCCGTGATAAGCAAAAAGCGGAAGGCTGGTGATAAGGGGCAACCATCGCAACGAATGGCGGAAAACTCAAGGGCCGGCAGTTCAAGCATCCATGATCTGTTGCAGGAATTCCTAGTGCAGCAACAGCATGTCGATATGCTGTGGCATGAGACGATGGAGCGGCGCGCCCAGGAGCGGCTCATTTTCGAACAAGAATGGAGGCAGTCGATGCAGAAGCTTGAGCAGGAGAGGCTGATGCTGGAGCAGTCATGGATAGAGCGAGAGGAACAGCGAAGGATGAGGGAAGAAGCAA CTGCTGAACAAACTCTTACAAGAAGATCTATAGAAGACGAAGCTTCTTTGTCAATGG GGTTGCAGTGCTGGTCTTTTCCCTTGACACGTTCCAGTAGGGCACTGGATAAGCCGCGGAGGTCGGAG CCGCCCCCTCCACCCGCCGCCGTGGAGGCGAACGAGCAGGAGCAGGGCGACGAGGAGTGGGAGGCCGCGCTGCAGCAGTGGAAGTCCAAGGCCTACGCGCTCTCCGTGCCCCTGCGCGTCGTCGCGCTCCGCGGCTCCTTCCCTCCCGCGTGGATCAAG GATTTCGTCGAAGCACAGGGGAAGAGACTCAAATTCAGCCCTGAGTTCCGCCCTAGTATTGACGCGCTTTTCTCTGAGTTGTCAAAATGTGTGGACAAAGGTCAGGTTCAGCCCAAATCCGCGATGGCGGCTGATGTCGTTTCTATAGGGGACTCTTGGCTCGGCTACGCCATTCGTAAGGGACTGGTAGAACCTATCAGCAATGCTGAAGAGCAGGACTGGTATCGGAGCCTGAGTGACAGATGGAAG GTTCATTTGTGCAGGAACCAGAATGGAGAGGCAGATTCTAATGGCTCAGTATGGGGTGTTCCATATAGATGGGGCACTGTGGTCATTGCGTACAAGAAAAGCAAGTTTAAGCAGCATAACTTGAAGCCAATACAG GATTGGGAGGATTTGTGGAGGCCTGAACTAGCCGGGAAGATTTCAATGATTGATTCTCCTAGAGAAGTAATTGGTGCAGTCCTTAAGCAGTTGGGATCATCATATAACACGATTGACATGGAAACAGAAGTTGATGGTGGTAGGGAAGCAGTCCTAAGCAGCTTTACACAGCTACAAAAACAG GTCCAGCTATTTGACAGCATGAACTATCTGAAATCGTTTGGAGTTGGGGATGTTTGGGTCACAGTGGGTTGGAGCAGCGATGTCATCCCTGCTGCAAAGCGAATGTCCAATGTTGCTGTTGTTGTTCCCAAGTCAGGCAGTAGCCTCTGGGCTGATTTATGG GCGATACCTTGTGCTACAAGGTTTCAGACTGATAAAATCGGGGGCAGAACTAGAGGCCCATCTCCACTCATCCACCAGTGGTTCGACTTCTGTCTGCAGAGTGCCAGAAGCTTGCCCTTTCGCCAGGAAATCACCGCAGGAGCATCGCCGCTGTTCCTCGAAAACCCAGCTCCAGAGGTTCTGCAAGATCGAAACAAGAAGAAGCCAAAGCTGGAGAGTAACCTTGTCAGGGGAGTACCTCCCCCTGAAATCCTGGAAAAATGTGAGTTCTTAGAACCTCTATCAGACAAAGCGGTGGGTGACTACCAGTGGTTGATGTCGAGAGTGCAGAGACCACGCGGCGGTCTGCTTGGAAACGTGCTGCAAAGGATATCAACCGTGCTAGACTTGAAATCGAGATTTTAG
- the LOC119356301 gene encoding maltose excess protein 1-like, chloroplastic: MSSPSLPTARLPLRPSPAAATAPLSRRGAPARSLAASPAPAVALKPLVSKAPASGSYRSALLLHRRRRYALPETAVPEAAPMVTKEYQDWDSLTGKFAGSANVPFLLLQLPQIILNYRNLVDGNKTALYAVPWLGMLTGLLGNLALVSYFAKKRETEAVIVQTLGVISTYVVILQLAMAESMPFPQFVATSAVVGAGLVLNLLNYIGWLPETLWLLWEDFTTVGGLTVLPQVMWSTFVPVIPSSILPGIICGSLAVAAVAMARMGKLSEGGTKFVGSLSGWTATLLFMWMPVAQMWTNYLNPSNIEGLSAFSMLLSMIGNALMIPRSVFIRDLMWFTGSIWACALQGWGNLACMYCCNSISREFFLATTFGLLLWLGFTFGRDTEAFGNSSPMDTLKELICGK; encoded by the exons ATGTCGTCGCCGTCGCTGCCCACCGCGCGCCTCCCGCTGCGTCCGTCCCCTGCCGCGGCGACAGCGCCGCTCTCCCGCCGGGGCGCGCCCGCCCGCTCCCTCGCGGCATcccccgcccccgccgtcgccctcaAGCCCCTCGTCTCCAAGGCGCCCGCGTCCGGCTCCTACCGCTCcgcgctcctcctccaccgccgccgccgctatgCTCTGCCCGAGACCGCCGTCCCCGAGGCGGCCCCCATG GTCACCAAGGAGTACCAGGACTGGGACTCCCTGACGGGCAAGTTCGCCGGCAGCGCCAACGTGCCCTTCCTCCTCCTCCAGCTCCCGCAGATCATCCTCAACTACCGCAACCTCGTCGACGGCAACAAGACCGCCCTCTACGCCGTCCCATGGCTC GGGATGCTCACCGGGCTGCTCGGCAACCTGGCGCTCGTGTCCTACTTCGCCAAGAAGAGGGAGACGGAGGCTGTCATCGTGCAGACGCTGGGCGTTATCTCCACCTACGTGGTCATCCTCCAGCTTGCCATGGCGGAGTCCATGCCCTTCCCGCAGTTCGTGGCCACTTCGGCTGTTGTCGGCGCCGGGCTTGTCCTCAACCTGCTCAATTACATTGGGTGGCTCCCAGAGACCCTCTGGCTGCTATGGGAGGATTTCACGACAGTCGGCGGCCTTACCGTGCTCCCTCAG GTCATGTGGTCAACGTTTGTTCCCGTCATCCCCAGTAGCATACTGCCTGGCATAATCTGTGGCTCTTTGGCTGTTGCTGCTGTTGCCATG GCAAGGATGGGCAAGCTTTCCGAAGGAGGAACGAAATTTGTGGGGTCGTTGTCTGGTTGGACTGCCACACTTTTGTTCATGTGGATGCCAGTTGCACAGATG TGGACAAACTATCTCAACCCGAGTAACATCGAAGGGCTGTCAGCGTTCTCAATGTTGCTTTCAATGATTGGAAATGCACTTATGATTCCTCGTTCTGTATTTATCAGAGATCTGATGTG GTTCACCGGTTCTATTTGGGCATGTGCCCTACAAGGTTGGGGCAACCTGGCCTGCATGTACTG CTGCAACAGCATCAGCAGAGAATTTTTCCTCGCGACGACATTTGGGTTGCTTCTGTGGCTAG GTTTCACCTTCGGGAGAGACACCGAGGCCTTCGGCAACAGCTCCCCCATGGACACTCTGAAGGAGCTGATCTGCGGGAAGTGA